The Orcinus orca chromosome 16, mOrcOrc1.1, whole genome shotgun sequence genome includes a window with the following:
- the SRRM2 gene encoding serine/arginine repetitive matrix protein 2 isoform X2 — MYNGIGLPTPRGSGTNGYVQRNLSLVRGRRGERPDYKGEEELRRLEAALVKRPNPDILDHERKRRVELRCLELEEMMEEQGYEEQQIQEKVATFRLMLLEKDVNPGGKEETPGQRPAVTETHQLAELNEKKNERLRAAFGISDSYVDGSSFDPQRRAREAKQPVPEPPKPYSLVRESSSSRSPTPKQKKKKKKKDRGRRSESSSPRRERKKSSKKKKHRSESESKKRKHRSPTPKSKRKSKDKKRKRSRSTTPAPKSRRVHRSTSADSASSSDTSRSRSRSAAAKTHTTTLTGRSPSPASGRRGEGDVPSREPGITNIGQPSSPEPSTKQPSSPYENKDKDKKEKSAVQPSPSPERSSTGPELPAPTLLLAEQYGGSPQPLATTPLSQEPVNPPSEASPAQGHSPPKSPEKPPQSSSESCPPSPQPTKVSRHASSSPESPKPTPAPGSRRDISSSPASKSRSHGRTKRDKSHSHTPSHRVGRSRSPTTKRGRSRSRTPTKRGHSRSRSPQWRRSRSAQRWGRSRSPQRRGRSRSPQRPGWSRSRNTQRRGRSRSARRGRSHSRSPATRGRSRSRTPTRRGRSRSRTPARRRSRSRTPTRRRSRSRTPARRGRSRSRTPARRRSRTRSPVRRRSRSRSLARRSGRSRSRTPARRGRSRSRTPARRGRSRSRTPARRSGRSRSRTPTRRGRSQSRTPARRGRSRSRSQVRRGRSHSRTPQRRGRSGSSSERKNKSRASQRRSRSNSSPEMKKSRVSSRRSRSLSSPRSKVKSRLSLRRSLSGSSPRPKQKSQTPPRRSRSGSSQPKAKSRTPLRRSRSGSSPPPNQKSKTPSRQSHSSSSPQPNVKSGTPRQESVTSPQVNEQSATPQRQSRSESSPDPEVKSRTPSRHSCSGSSPSRVKSSTPPRRSRSGSSSPQPKMKAVTSPIQSHSGFSSPSPSRVTSKTPSRQSRSESPCSKTESRSLQRHSHSRSSSPDTKVKPGTPPRQSHSGSTSPCPKAKPQTPPGHNLPGSKSPCSQEKYKDTSAQSCSGSFSLCPGVKSCTPPSALQQKGQSPTSPDSTSGTSSPEMRQSHSESPYLQTKSQTPPKGGQSRSSSPITELAPRSPTRQDRSELSEGPRLKSGMSPEQSGSQSDSSLYPAVDSKSLLGQSRLEPSESKEKTSLLLQEDVTASSPRPRDKLSPPVQDRPESSPVLRDTPRTPSRERGGVESSPDTKDRSSALTKPSQDEELMEVVEKSEESLNQVLPHLSPELKEMAGSNFESSPEIEERSAMSLTLDQSQSQASLEEVPAVASAWSGPHFSPEHKELSDSPPRENSFGSPLEFRNSGSLAEMNTGFSPEVKDLNGPFPNQLETDPSLDVKEQSTRSSRHSSSELSPDAVEKAGMSSNQSVSSPVLDAIPRTPSRERSSSASSEMKDGLPRTPSRRSRSGSSPGLRDGSGTPSRHSLSGSSPGMRDIPRTPSRGRSECDSSPEAKALPQTPRPRSHSPSSPELNNKCLTPQRERSGSESSVEQKTVTSTPLGQRRRSGSSQELDGKPSSSPQERSESDSSPDSKAKTRMPLRQRSHSGSSPEVDSKSRPSPRRSRSGSSPEVKDKPRAVPRAQSGSDSSPEPKAPVPRVLPRRSRSGSSSKGRGPSPEGSSSSESSPEHPPKSRTTRRSSRSSPEPKTKSRTPPRRRSSRSSPELTRKARLSRRSRSASSSPETRSRTPPRRRRSPSVSSPEPAEKSRSSRRRRSASSPRTKTTSRRGRSPSPKPRGLQRSRSRSRREKTRTTRRRDRSGSSQSTSRRRQRSRSRSRVTRRRRGGSGYHSRSPARQESSRTSSRRRRGRSRTPPTSRKRSRSRTSPAPWKRSRSRASPATHRRSRSRTPLVSRRRSRSRTSPVSRRRSRSRTSVTRRRSRSRASPVSRRRSRSRTPPVTRRRSRSRTPTRRRSRSRTPPVTRRRSRSRTPPVTRRRSRSRTSPITRRRSRSRTSPVTRRRSRSRTSPVTRRRSRSRTSPVTRRRSRSRTPLALRRRSRSRTPLLARKRSRSRSPLAIRRRSRSRTPRTTRGKRSLTRSPPAIRRRSASGSSSDRSRSATPPATRNHSGSRTPPVALNSSRMSCFSRPSMSPTPLDRCRSPGMLEPLGSSRTPMSVLQQAGGSMMDGPGPRIPDHPRTSVPENHAQSRIALALTAISLGTARPPPSMSAAGLAARMSQVPAPVPLMSLRTAPAASLASRIPAASAAAMNLASARAPAIPTAVNLADSRTPAAAAAMNLASPRTAVAPSAVNLADPRTPTAPAVNLAGARTPAALAALSLTGSGTAPTAANYPSSSRTPQAPAPANLVGPRSTHATAPVNIASSRTPPALAPANLTSARMAPALSGANLTSPRVPLSAYERVSGRTSPPLLDRARSRTPPGGPGSRTPPSAPSQSRMTSERAPSPASRMVQASSQSVLPPAQDRPRSPVPSAFSDQSRSLLAQTTPVAGSQSLSSGTVAKTTSSAGDHDGMLSGPVPGVFHPEGGEPTASMEAQQPSALAALQPAKERRSSSSSSSSSSSSSSSSSSSSSSSSSGSSSSDSEGSSLPTQPEVVLKRVPSPAPAPKEAVREGRPQEPTPAKRKRRSSSSSSSSSSSSSSSSSSSSSSSSSSSSSSSSSSSSSTSSSPSPAKPGPQALPKPASPKKPPPGERRSRSPRKPIDSLRDSRSLSYSPAERRRPSPQPSPRDQQSSERGSRRSQRGDSHSPGHKRRRETPSPRSVRHRSSRSP; from the exons ATGTACAACGGGATCGGGCTGCCGACGCCCCGGGGCAGCGGCACCAACGGCTACGTCCAGCGCAACCTGTCCCTGGTGCGGGGCCGCCGCGGTGAGCGGCCTGACTACAAGGGAGAGGAGGAACTGCGGCGCCTGGAGGCTGCCCTGGTGAAGCGGCCTAATCCTGACATCCTGGACCACGAGCGCAAGCGGCGCGTGGAGCTGCGATGCCTCGAGCTGGAGGAGATGATGGAAGAGCAGGG GTACGAGGAACAGCAAATTCAGGAAAAAGTGGCGACCTTTCGACTCATGTTGCTGGAGAAGGATGTGAACCCTGGGGGCAAGGAGGAGACCCcagggcagaggccagc GGTAACTGAGACTCACCAGTTGGCAGAATTGAATGAGAAGAAGAACGAGAGACTCCGAGCTGCCTTTGGCATCAGTGATTCCTATGTGGATGGCAGCTCTTTTGATCCTCAGCGTCGTGCTCGGGAAGCTAAACAACCAGTTCCTGAGCCACCCAAACCTTACAG CCTTGTCCGGGAGTCTAGCAGTTCTCGCTCACCAACCccaaagcaaaagaagaagaaaaagaagaaagatagagGACG CAGGTCAGAGAGCAGCTCTCCTCGAcgagagaggaagaagagctcTAAGAAGAAGAAGCACAG GTCAGAATCTGAATCCAAGAAAAGGAAGCATAG GTCTCCTACTCCAAAGAGCAAACGTAAATCTAAGGACAAGAAGAGGAAGCG GTCTCGAAGTACAACACCAGCCCCCAAGAGCCGACGGGTGCACCGTTCAACTTCTGCAGACTCTGCTTCCTCTTCAGATACTTCCCGCAGTCG GTCTCGAAGTGCTGCAGCTAAAACCCATACAACTACCTTGACTGGGCGAAGTCCTTCCCCTGCTTCGGGGCGTCGAGGGGAGGGAGATGTACCATCCAGGGAACCAGGTATCACCAACATAGGGCAGCCTAGTAGCCCGGAGCCTTCTACAAAGCAGCCTAGCAGCCCTTatgaaaacaaagataaagaCAAGAAGGAG AAATCTGCAGTTCAACCTAGCCCCTCTCCGGAAAGGAGCAGCACAGGGCCAGAACTACCTGCTCCCACTCTGCTCCTTGCTGAGCAATATGGCGGCTCCCCACAACCCCTTGCAACAACCCCCTTAAGTCAGGAGCCAGTGAACCCCCCTTCTGAGGCTTCTCCAGCCCAGGGCCATTCACCACCTAAGTCTCCTGAGAAACCTCCCCAATCTTCTTCAGAGAGCTGCCCGCCCTCTCCTCAACCTACCAAAGTTTCTCGGCATGCCAGCTCTTCCCCTGAAAGTCCTAAACCTACACCAGCTCCTGGGTCCCGCCGAGATATTTCTTCTTCTCCTGCATCCAAGAGTCGCTCACATGGCCGAACAAAACGGGATAAGTCACATTCTCATACTCCTTCTCATAGAGTGGGGAGGTCCCGTAGTCCTACCACTAAGAGGGGGCGGTCTCGGTCTCGAACCCCTACCAAGAGAGGTCATTCTCGGTCCCGGTCACCTCAGTGGCGTAGGTCCCGGTCTGCACAGAGGTGGGGACGATCTAGGAGCCCCCAGCGACGTGGCCGCTCTAGGTCTCCTCAGCGACCAGGCTGGTCCAGGAGCAGAAATACACAGAGAAGAGGCAGGTCTAGGTCAGCAAGACGAGGCAGGTCACACTCTAGATCCCCTGCAACTAGGGGCAGATCTCGTTCTAGAACACCCACCCGGAGAGGCAGATCTCGGTCTAGGACACCTGCCAGGCGGAGGTCACGATCTAGAACACCCACTAGGCGCAGGTCTCGGTCTAGAACACCAGCCCGGAGGGGCAGGTCTCGGTCTAGAACACCTGCTAGGCGCAGATCTAGGACCCGATCACCAGTACGACGGAGGTCTCGTAGTAGATCGCTAGCCAGGAGAAGTGGCAGGTCACGCTCTAGGACCCCAGCCAGGCGTGGGCGGTCACGCTCCAGAACCCCAGCCAGGCGTGGGCGGTCGCGCTCCAGAACCCCAGCTAGACGAAGTGGCCGGTCACGCTCTAGAACACCAACCAGGAGAGGGAGATCTCAGTCTAGGACACCAGCAAGACGAGGAAGATCCCGTAGTAGAAGTCAAGTTAGACGGGGAAGATCTCACTCTAGAACACCACAAAGAAGGGGCAGGTCTGGCTCCTCATCAGAGCGGAAGAACAAATCCAGAGCATCACAGAGAAGGAGCAGGTCCAACTCAAGCCCAGAAATGAAGAAATCTCGAGTTTCTTCGAGGCGGAGCAGGTCTCTCTCTTCACCAAGGTCCAAAGTAAAATCCCGCCTGTCTTTGAGGCGAAGCCTTTCAGGGTCCTCTCCACGCCCTAAACAAAAGTCTCAGACACCACCAAGGCGCAGTCGCTCCGGATCATCCCAACCTAAAGCTAAATCTAGAACACCACTAAGGCGAAGTCGCTCTGGTTCTTCTCCGCCTCCTAATCAGAAATCTAAAACGCCATCAAGACAAAGTCATTCCAGTTCATCTCCTCAACCTAACGTGAAATCTGGAACGCCAAGGCAAGAGTCTGTAACAAGTCCCCAGGTAAATGAACAATCTGCAACACCACAAAGACAGAGCCGTTCTGAATCATCACCTGACCCTGAGGTGAAGTCTAGGACCCCTTCGAGACATAGCTGCTCTGGGTCTTCTCCTTCTAGAGTGAAATCTAGCACACCTCCAAGACGGAGCCGATCTGGGTCATCATCTCCACAACCCAAAATGAAAGCAGTAACGTCACCAATCCAAAGCCATTCTGGCTTCTCTTCTCCAAGTCCTAGTAGAGTGACATCTAAAACACCTTCAAGGCAAAGCAGATCAGAGTCTCCATGCTCCAAGACAGAATCTAGATCGTTGCAAAGACACAGCCATTCTAGATCCTCCTCTCCAGATACCAAAGTGAAACCTGGAACACCACCAAGACAGAGTCACTCAGGGTCTACTTCGCCATGCCCCAAAGCAAAGCCCCAAACTCCACCAGGGCATAATCTTCCTGGATCAAAGTCACCATGTTCCCAAGAGAAGTATAAAGATACATCAGCACAGAGTTGCTCTGgatctttctctctgtgtccagGAGTAAAGTCCTGCACACCACCCTCAGCTCTGCAACAGAAAGGACAATCTCCAACTTCACCAGACTCCACATCTGGTACTTCAAGTCCAGAAATGAGACAGAGTCATTCTGAATCTCCATATCTGCAGACCAAATCTCAGACACCTCCTAAGGGTGGCCAGTCCAGGTCCTCATCTCCAATCACTGAGCTGGCACCCAGATCTCCAACAAGACAAGATAGAAGTGAATTGTCAGAAGGTCCTAGGCTGAAATCTGGAATGTCTCCTGAGCAGAGCGGGTCCCAGTCTGACTCTTCCCTATATCCTGCAGTGGACTCTAAATCTCTTCTAGGGCAGAGTAGATTGGAGCCTtctgaatcaaaagaaaaaacgAGCTTACTCCTTCAGGAGGATGTTACTGCATCATCTCCAAGACCAAGAGACAAATTGAGTCCTCCTGTGCAGGATAGGCCTGAGTCTTCACCAGTACTCAGAGACACCCCTAGAACTCCATCAAGGGAAAGAGGTGGTGTTGAGTCATCTCCAGATACAAAAGACCGAAGTAGTGCATTAACTAAGCCAAGCCAAGATGAGGAATTAATGGAGGTGGTAGAGAAATCTGAAGAATCCTTAAACCAGGTCCTGCCCCATTTGTCTCCAGAACTTAAAGAAATGGCTGGAAGTAACTTTGAATCATCTCCTGAAATAGAAGAAAGATCTGCCATGTCTTTGACTCTTGACCAAAGCCAGTCACAGGCTTCTTTGGAAGAAGTCCCTGCAGTGGCCTCAGCTTGGAGCGGGCCACACTTTTCTCCAGAACATAAAGAACTGTCTGACTCTCCTCCCAGAGAGAATAGCTTTGGATCACCTTTAGAATTTAGAAACTCTGGCTCTCTTGCAGAAATGAATACTGGATTTTCTCCTGAGGTTAAAGATTTGAATGGACCTTTTCCTAATCAGCTGGAGACAGATCCATCTCTAGATGTGAAAGAACAATCAACAAGGTCCTCCAGACACAGCAGTTCTGAGTTATCCCCAGATGCGGTGGAAAAAGCAGGAATGTCTTCAAATCAGAGTGTCTCTTCGCCAGTACTTGATGCTATACCTAGAACACCCTCAAGGGAAAGAAGTAGTTCTGCATCTTCTGAAATGAAGGATGGTTTACCCAGAACCCCCTCAAGGAGAAGCAGGTCTGGGTCTTCCCCAGGACTTAGAGATGGGTCTGGGACTCCCTCAAGGCACAGCCTATCTGGGTCGTCTCCTGGAATGAGAGATATACCTAGAACACCATCCAGGGGAAGGAGTGAATGTGATTCCTCTCCAGAAGCAAAAGCTTTGCCTCAGACTCCTAGGCCAAGGAGTCATTCTCCATCATCCCCGGAGCTCAACAATAAGTGTCTTACCCCCCAGAGAGAAAGAAGTGGGTCAGAGTCATCAGTTGAACAGAAGACTGTGACTAGTACTCCTCTCGGGCAGAGACGTCGGTCTGGATCTTCTCAAGAACTTGATGGGAAACCCAGTTCATCGCCTCAGGAGAGAAGTGAGTCAGACTCTTCTCCAGATTCTAAAGCTAAGACACGAATGCCACTTAGACAAAGGAGTCACTCTGGATCATCTCCAGAGGTCGACAGCAAATCCCGGCCTTCTCCTCGGCGTAGTAGGTCTGGCTCATCCCCTGAAGTTAAAGATAAGCCAAGAGCAGTACCCAGGGCACAGAGTGGTTCTGATTCCTCTCCTGAACCCAAGGCTCCTGTCCCTCGGGTCCTTCCAAGACGAAGCAGATCAGGTTCATCAAGCAAAGGCAGAGGCCCTTCGCCTGAAGGAAGCAGCAGTTCTGAGTCCTCTCCAGAACACCCACCCAAATCCAGAACTACTAGAAGAAGTTCTAGGTCATCACCAGAGCCCAAGACCAAGTCTCGTACTCCCCCTCGCCGTCGCAGCTCTCGATCATCTCCTGAGCTGACTAGGAAGGCCAGGCTCTCCCGTAGAAGCCGTTCTGCATCATCCTCACCAGAGACCCGCTCTAGAACTCCCCCAAGACGCAGAAGAAGTCCCTCAGTGTCTTCCCCAGAGCCAGCCGAAAAGTCAAGATCCTCACGCCGGCGGCGTTCAGCTTCATCTCCACGCACTAAGACAACTTCAAGGAGAGGCCGTTCTCCTTCACCAAAGCCTCGTGGGCTGCAGAGGTCCCGTTCCCGCTCGAGGAGGGAGAAAACCAGAACAACCCGTCGTCGAGATAGGTCTGGATCTTCTCAGTCAACTTCTCGGAGAAGACAGCGGAGCCGGTCAAGGTCTCGGGTTACTCGGCGTCGCAGGGGAGGCTCCGGTTACCATTCAAGGTCTCCTGCCCGGCAGGAGAGTTCCAGAACCTCCTCTAGACGCCGAAGAGGCCGCTCTCGGACACCCCCAACCAGTCGGAAGCGTTCCCGCTCACGCACATCACCAGCCCCATGGAAACGCTCCAGGTCTCGGGCCTCTCCAGCCACTCACCGGCGATCCAGGTCCAGAACACCCCTGGTTAGCCGACGGAGGTCCAGGTCTCGAACTTCACCAGTCAGCCGGAGGCGATCAAGGTCCAGGACATCGGTGACTAGACGAAGATCTCGATCAAGAGCTTCCCCAGTGAGTCGAAGGCGATCTAGGTCCAGAACACCACCAGTAACCCGCCGTCGTTCAAGGTCCAGAACACCGACTCGCCGACGCTCCCGTTCTAGGACTCCACCAGTGACTCGGAGAAGGTCCAGATCTAGGACCCCACCAGTAACCAGAAGGCGATCTCGAAGCAGAACCTCCCCTATCACTCGCAGAAGATCAAGATCCAGAACATCCCCGGTCACCCGAAGGAGGTCAAGATCTCGCACATCTCCGGTAACTCGAAGGAGGTCTCGCTCTCGAACCTCTCCAGTGACACGCCGCCGATCTAGGTCCCGAACTCCTCTAGCTCTTCGGCGCCGCTCTAGGTCTCGAACCCCATTGTTAGCACGTAAGCGTTCTCGAAGTCGCTCACCACTTGCTATTCGCCGCCGTTCTAGGTCCCGTACTCCACGAACAACTCGGGGCAAACGGTCCTTAACAAGATCTCCTCCAGCTATTCGCAGGCGTTCTGCATCCGGAAGCAGTTCTGATCGTTCACGTTCTGCTACTCCTCCAGCAACAAGAAATCATTCTGGTTCTCGGACACCTCCAGTAGCGCTCAATAGCTCCAGAATGAGCTGCTTCAGTCGTCCTAGCATGTCACCAACTCCTCTTGACCGCTGTAGATCACCTGGAATGCTTGAGCCCCTTGGCAGCTCTAGAACACCCATGTCTGTCCTGCAGCAAGCTGGTGGTTCCATGATGGATGGTCCAGGTCCCCGAATTCCTGATCACCCGAGAACGTCTGTGCCAGAAAACCATGCTCAGTCTAGAATTGCACTTGCCCTGACGGCTATCAGTCTTGGCACCGCTCGGCCTCCTCCGTCCATGTCTGCAGCTGGCCTTGCTGCAAGAATGTCCCAGGTTCCAGCTCCAGTGCCTCTCATGAGTCTCAGAACAGCCCCAGCTGCCAGCCTTGCCAGCAGGATTCCTGCAGCCTCTGCAGCAGCCATGAACCTGGCCAGCGCCAGGGCACCTGCCATCCCAACAGCAGTAAACCTGGCTGACTCAAGAACgccagctgcagcagcagccatgAACTTGGCCAGCCCCAGAACAGCAGTGGCACCTTCGGCCGTGAACCTTGCTGACCCTCGTACCCCCACAGCACCAGCTGTGAACCTGGCAGGAGCCAGAACCCCAGCTGCTTTGGCAGCTTTGAGTCTCACGGGTTCTGGCACAGCCCCAACTGCTGCAAACTATCCGTCCAGCTCCAGAACACCGCAGGCTCCAGCCCCTGCAAACCTGGTGGGTCCTAGATCTACACATGCCACAGCTCCTGTGAATATTGCCAGCTCAAGAACCCCTCCAGCCTTGGCCCCTGCAAATCTCACTAGTGCTAGAATGGCTCCAGCCTTGTCTGGTGCAAACCTCACCAGCCCTAGGGTTCCCCTCTCTGCCTATGAGCGCGTTAGTGGCAGAACCTCACCACCACTCCTTGACCGAGCCAGGTCCAGAACCCCACCAGGAGGCCCAGGCTCCAGAACCCCACCATCTGCCCCAAGCCAGTCTAGAATGACATCTGAGCGGGCTCCCTCTCCTGCCTCTAGAATGGTACAGGCTTCCTCACAGTCAGTTCTTCCTCCAGCTCAGGATCGGCCTAGGTCCCCTGTGCCATCTGCTTTTTCTGACCAGTCCCGATCTTTGCTTGCCCAGACCACCCCTGTAGCAGGgtctcagtccctttcctctGGAACGGTGGCAAAGACCACATCCTCTGCTGGTGACCACGATGGCATGCTCTCTGGCCCCGTCCCTGGGGTGTTCCACCCAGAGGGTGGGGAACCAACTGCCTCTATGGAGGCCCAGCAGCCTTCTGCTTTGGCTGCCCTGCAGCCAGCAAAGGAGCGTCGGAGTtcgtcctcctcgtcctcctctaGCTCCTCCTCTTCATCGTCATCGTCATCGtcgtcgtcctcctcctcctctggctcCAGTTCTAGCGACTCGGAGGGCTCTAGCCTTCCCACTCAACCTGAGGTAGTACTGAAGAG ggtccccagccccgccccagccccaaAGGAGGCTGTTCGAGAGGGCCGTCCTCAGGAACCGACCCCAGCCAAGCGGAAGAGGCGTTCTAGCAGCTCCAGTTCCAGCAGCAGCTCCTCCTCTTCAtcgtcctcttcttcctcctcttcctcctcctcctcctcctcctcctcctcttcgtcttcctcttcttcctctacttcttcctccccctcccctgctaaGCCTGGCCCTCAGGCCTTGCCCAAACCTGCAAGCCCCAAGAAGCCACCCCCTGGCGAGCGGAG GTCCCGCAGCCCCCGGAAGCCAATAGACTCCCTCCGGGACTCCCGGTCCCTCAGCTACTCGCCTGCGGAGCGCCGccgcccctcaccccagccctcaCCGCGGGACCAGCAGAG CAGTGAACGGGGTTCCCGGAGAAGCCAGCGTGGGGACAGCCACTCCCCGGGCCACAAGCGCAGGAGGGAAACGCCCAGCCCTCGCTCCGTGCGGCACCGTTCCTCCAG GTCTCCGTGA